TTGGTATTACTTGGTGATGGTGTAGTAGCTGCTGTTAGTTTAAATAAGAGTAAAGCTCAAGGAGCTGGATGGGTAGCTGTAACACTAGGATGGGGAGCAGCTGTAACAATCGCAGTTTATATTTCTGGATTTATGGGACCGGCTCATTTAAATCCCGCTGTGACATTAGGATTAGCAATAGCAGGTGATTTTTCTTGGAATTTAGTGGCACCATTCTTTATCGCACAAGTTTTAGGTGGTATAGTAGGAGCAATTTTAGTTTGGATTACTTATTTACCACATTTTGAAGCAACAAAAGATGAAGCAGCTATTCTTGGAACATTTGCAACAGGACCAGCGATTCGTAATTATACATCAAATGTTGTGACTGAAGCAATTGGAACATTTGTTTTAGTGTTTGGTTTGTTAGCATTTGGACAAAATACATTTGCAGACGGATTCAATCCAGTTGTTGTTGGAATATTAATTTTATCACTTGGCCTGTCTCTAGGAGGTCCGACAGGATATGCAATTAATCCAGCTCGTGATTTGGGTCCACGTATTGCGCATCAAATGTTGCCAATCAAAAATAAAGGTGGGTCTGATTGGTCATATTCTTGGGTACCAGTTGTAGGGCCATTAGTGGGTGGCGCGTTAGCTGCTGGTTTATGGATGATGATTCCTTTATAGAATAAAAAGTATTAAAGTTGTTAGATTGAGCTTGTCTCATCTGACAACTTTTTTTAATTAAAAAAACACTTCTTTTTTTTTTGTTATTAACTTGTGTTATTTTTCTAAATAATTCATAATATACATATAAAAGTGTTATTTATTAAATGTGACAGATCTCAGATGAAAATAGATCGTTAAGGGGATAGGAAAATGAAAAAAATTACACCGTATTTATTATTATCGACTTTAGTATGTCAAAGTCTATCTGTAGGGACCATTGTCCAAGCAAGGGATCTTCATAAGGTAGATAGTGAATTAATAAATCAAGAAGTAGCAGAAACAACTGATAGTACAACTGAAATGGTACCAAGTAATGACACTGATACTGTGGTAGAGGATGTACCGAAAAACACACCAGAAGAAAAACCAGAAGAAAAACCAGAAGAAAAACCAGAAGAAAAACCAGAAGAAAAACCAGAACAAAAACCAGAAGAAAAACCAGAACAAAAACCAGAACAAAAACCAGAACAAAAACCAGAACAAAAACCAGAACAAAAGCCAGAACAAAAACCAGAGCAAAAGCCAGAACAAAAGCCAGAACAAAAGCCAGAACAAAAACCAGAACAAAAACCAGAACAAAAACCAGTGGTTAGTTATCCTGCTCAGTCAGAAGCTACTTATTTTGGTGATGCCAGTCAAATAACTAGTAATAAAGAAAATTCACCAATTCATTTTGCAGTCACAAAAACAACACAAGAGTTCATTAATGAGATAGGTGAATCTGCTAGAAAAATTGGTCAAGAATATGACTTATATGCTTCAGTCATGATTGCACAAGCTATTTTAGAATCTGGAAGTGGTCAAAGCTCTTTATCAGCTTATCCAAATTATAATTTATTTGGTATAAAAGGTGAATATAAGGGTGAATCAGCTTCTTTTTATACATTAGAAGATAATGGTTCTGGTCAATTATATGGTATTCAAGCAAAATTTAGAAAATACCCTTCAACAAAAGAATCTCTTGAAGATTATGCAAAATTAATGAAGTCAGGACTAGCATCTAATGAAAACTTTTATAAAGGAGTCAGTAAAAAGGAAGCTAAGTCATATAAAGAAGCAACTGCTTTTTTAACAGGAAAATATGCGACAGATACACGTTATGATGAAAAATTAAATTCTTTAATTGAAACATATGATTTAACTTATTTTGATCAAGCAGTGAAAAAAGGTAAGCGTGTAACAAAACATAATAAACAAGTAGATACTTATGAAATTATGAATCCAGAATCAAAGAAAAAAGCCATCTTTATATTACCGTTGGATGAAAAATACATTATTTCAAGCCCATTTGGACAAAGGGGAAGTGAACATCATGATGGAATCGATTTAGCTATTGCTGCTAATACACCTGTACTTGCTTCTAGTGATGGTGTGGTTGTTGGAACAGGATTTGATCCGTCTGCAGGAAATTATGTGATTATCAAACATTTAAATGATTTATACACAAATTATTTCCATTTAAATTCAATTAGTGTGTCTCTTGGAGAAAAAGTAACAAGTGGCAATATTGTTGGATTAGTTGGTAGCACTGGAAATTCAACAGGAAGTCATTTACATTTTGGGATAAGTACAGATATGTGGAAACATTATTTAAACCCAACATCATATTTTGACTTTTAATTAAATGTGAATAGATAGCCGTTTATTATAGGTTATCATTTTCAATTTTGACTAAATAGTAGTAGACTAACCATGTAATAATAAATGTGCTATTTTAGGAGGAGATTTATATGACAAACTATGATAAGAAAGAAGAAAAAGTATTAGATGATATTGCTAAAGTAATGGAAAAATTAGACAAATACTTAGATGAAGAAGTTAGTTTAGAAGATACTCCTGATAAAAAATACGAAATTAAAAAATGGTATGTGCAACGTAGAGCATTACATGATATTAAACGTCTATTACATGATGTGGATAAATATGATAAGTATGAAGCAAAAGAATTAGAACAGTTTGAAAAAGATTTTGAAGGATTAGGATTAGATGTAGAAACAGTTGCGTTTATCACTAATTACTTCTAAAAAGAAAATGAGAATCCCCCGAGAAGCTATTCTCGGAGGATTTTTTTAGTTTAATTTAGTAAGATATTTCATCGCAATGTTACAAGCTAAATCTTTATCCACTGTTGATAATAACCCTATTGCTGAAAGTATATATGCTTTATCTAAGTATATATACTTTGTTCAGGTGTTAAGAGGGTCTTATTAGTTGGTGAAAGAGCAGCGGATAAAACATCCTCAGGGTGATCATTGTGAACAAGAACTCCACCTGTACCAATAATTGTCGTGAAGAGTCGTAAATCCTTGCCATATTGATGATAAATCGTACGAGAAGGTGTTTGCTCTTTTATATAGTAGCCAGCGTGACGATTAATCGCTGTTTTAATGGCGATTTTTGCAATAGTGTTATCCATGATTTTTTCTTCTATAGTATCAGCAATGTATTCAGGGTGTTGACTTCTAAAATGACATTTTTCTTTAATCGTTTCCTCGTCAAAAGAAGTATAAGTAGCAAATGATTGATAAGAGGTACTTTCTAATAAACTATTAGCAGAGTAACGCATTCCTAAATCTCCTTCGACAGTTCTCTTACTAAATGGTTCTTCTAATCCATCAAATTGGACGTTTTTTTGTTGTTTTTTGCCGCTATCAATGGAGTGGATATCCGTCGTGGCTCCACCTACATCAACAATAAGAATATTTCCAAAACCTTTATTTTTTTTCGTTCCTTTCGATAAAAGCTCTGCAGCGTATAAAACAGAGGATGGGGTAGGAATAATATCGTTAGATAATGAAGCTTGTATGTCACCCATTCCTTTTGCTTTTACGATATTATGAATGAATATTTGACGTAATATTTTTCTAGTTGGTTCAGTATTTAGTTGATTGATTTGCGGCATTACATTTTCTGTTAAATGGAAATTAACACAAAATTGTTTAAAAAGCGCTTTTATTTCTGGATAATTTTCTTCATTTCCGGCTACTACGACGGGTGCTTTTAAAGAAAGTTCGGTTAATAATGTAGTATCTTTTAAAATATTTTTTTCATTTCCTCCATTGTTCCCCCACTTAAAAGGATAACGTCTGGTTGAAGTTGCTCTATTTCTTCTATATCATGAGGCTTTAATCCATAACTGTAGACTTTTAACACTCTAGTACCAGCACCTAAAGCCGCTCGTTTAGCAGCTTCTGCGGTTAAAGTATAAACCGATAGCGACTATTTTAAACCCTCTCTTAGCTGAGGAACAAGCTAATACTTTATCTATATGAGGTTTGTTTACACCAGAAAACAAATCGTTATAGGCTTGGTTGTATCCATCTAATACATTTGTTTCAACTGTCGTATAGGCTTTGCTAGTTGTAATAATGTCTTGTTTCACATCATCAATCGCAGTCAATTTAGTGTAGGTACTTCCAAAATCTGCTAGTAAGTATATCGTCATTTTTATCACCTCTAAAAAAATTTTTTGTTATTTAATTATTTTTTTAACATAATTTTTTTATCTAATAATCGTCAAAACTCTTTTTTAAAAACGATGAAATTTTAATGAGTAAAACTAGAATAAAAAATCATTTTATTTTTGATAAGGTATTTAAATTGTCAATATGATAAAAAACTTCTGTTGAAAAACTAGGTTTACAATACAATAAGTATTGACATGACAATGATTTTATAACTCTTTATCTTATTCAACGGCAAATTTGTCAAAAAAAGGTCAAAAGATTAAGACTAGAAAAAACGATTTTTTTAACTTGGTTTTTTTTAGTAAATAAAATAAAAAAATTGTATAAAGAATGATCATTACTAATTATTTCACACGTTGTCTTTTTATATAAAAGTATTGTTGACTTGTTATTTAAAGGGTGCTATTCTTTGGATGTCGATTGAAAGCGCTACCTAATAAGTTGTGCTTTATTTTAACAAAAGTAAGGGAGTGAAAAAAAGAAGTAAATTCTTACTTTTTATTATAAAAGTAGGTTATAGTATCTGTACATAGTTTTTACGTGTATCAAACCATAAATTGAAAGGATGTTGTTTATAATGGCAAAAATTATTGAATGTGTCCCAAATTTTAGTGAAGGTAAAAATGAAGAAGTAATTAACGGATTAGTTTCAGTGGCAAAAAGTGTCGGTGGAGTGACGTTGTTAGATCATTCTTCAGATAAAAGTCATAACCGTAGTGTGTTTACACTTGTTGGGGATGAAGATGGTATTCAAGAAGTTGCTTTTCAATTAGTTAAATATGCAAGTGAAAATATTGACATGACAAAACATACAGGAGAACATCCTAGAATGGGTGCAACCGACGTTGTTCCATTTATCCCGATTAAAGATGTAACGTTAGAAGAATGTATCGACATTTCGAAAAAAGTAGCAAAACGCATCAACGATGAATTAGATATCCCAATTTTCTTATATGAAGAATCAGCATCTGCCCCAACTCGTAAAAACTTGGCAAAAGTGCGTAAAGGACAATTTGAAGGCATGCCAGAAAAATTAAACGAAGAAGAATGGGCGCCTGATTTTGGTGAAAGAGTTATCCATCCTACAGCAGGAATTACAGCAGTTGGAGCAAGAATGCCATTAGTAGCCTTCAACGTCAACTTAGATACTGATAACATTGATATTGCTAACAAGATTGCTCGTATCATTCGTGCTTCTGGTGGTGGATTTAAATATTGTAAAGGTATTGGGGTTATGTTAGAAGATAGAAACATCGCTCAAGTTTCTATGAACATGGTTAACTTTGAAGGAACGCCACTTTACCGTACATTTGAAACAATTCGTTTTGAAGCAAAACGTTATGGCGTAAATATTATTGGTAGTGAAATCATTGGTCTAACACCAGCAAAAGCATTGATTGATTGTGCCGAATACTACCTACAAGTAGAAGACTTTGATTATGGTAAACAAGTATTAGAAAATCATTTATTAAATTAAGGAGCTGCTAAATATGAAATTAGTCGAATTAACAGTGAGTGAATTTGTTGAAACATTGGGATCAGATGCTCCCGCTCCTGGAGGAGGATCAGCAGCGGCATTATCTGCAACAATGGGAATTTCTTTAACAAAAATGGTTTGTGAATTAACAATTGGTAAAAAGAAATATGCTGAATATGAAGATGACATTAAATTAGTGTTCGATCAAACAAAACAACTCCAAAAGAATTTACTTGAAGCAATAGATAAAGATACAGAAGCATTTAACGCAGTTTCAGCAGTGTTTAGTATGCCAAAAGAAACAGATGATGAAAAAGCAGCTAGACGTGCGGCTATGCAATCAGCTTTAGAAGGAGCAGCTAAATCACCACTAGACATGATGAAGTTAATGTTAGAAGCACTTGAAGTGACAAAACGTGCTATTGGAAAATCAAATACTAATGCAGCAAGTGACTTAGGTGTTGCAGCACTTAGCTTAAAAGCTGGGATTCAAGGCGCATGGCTGAATGTTTTAATTAATTTATCAGGTATCAAGAATGAAGAATTTGTCGCGTCTTATCGACAAGACGGTGAAGCATTATTAGCTAAGGGTTGTTTATTAGCAGATGAAATTTATGAGGAAACATTAAAAGTCGTTTAAAAAAGATGTTAATTAATTAAATGGAAGGGTTGAAGAAAAAGTTATGGCACATTTATCAGATATCGAAATCGCAAATTCAGTTGAAATGAAACCAATTAAAGAGGTAGCGGCTCCATTAGGATTAAAAGAAGAGGATTTAACACTTTATGGTAATTATAAAGCGAAATTAGATGCTCGTGAATTAACTAGGCTAGAAAATGAAAAAGACGGTAAATTAATTTTAGTAACAGCTATTACACCAACTCCAGCTGGAGAAGGAAAAACAACCACATCTGTTGGGTTAGCTGATGCCTTTACTAAATTAGGTAAAAAGGCAATGATCGCTTTACGTGAACCATCATTAGGACCAGTATTTGGTGTGAAAGGTGGAGCAGCAGGTGGTGGACATGCTCAAGTTGTCCCTATGGAAGATATTAACTTACATTTTACTGGTGACTTCCATGCGATTGGCGCAGCAAATAATTTATTAGCTGCTTTGATTGATAACCATATTCATCATGGTAATGCCTTAGGCATTGATAGTCGTAACATTACATGGAAACGTGTTGTTGACATGAATGACCGTCAATTGCGTCATATTGTGAATGGATTACAAGGACGCGTCAATGGTGTTCCTAGAGAAGATGGTTATGATATTACTGTAGCATCAGAAATTATGGCTGTGTTATGTTTATCAAATGATATTGATGACTTAAAAGAAAAATTGAAAAACATGGTAGTAGCATATAATTTTGAAGGAAAACCAGTTACTGCTGGCGATTTGAAAGCAGAAGGTGCAATGGCAGCTTTACTTAAAGATGCGATTCATCCAAACTTAGTTCAAACATTAGAACACACACCAGCCATTATTCATGGTGGACCATTTGCCAATATTGCACATGGATGTAACAGTATTATTGCAACAAAAATGGCGATGAAATACGCAGATTACGCGATCACAGAAGCTGGCTTTGGAGCAGACTTAGGTGCTGAAAAATTCATCGATATTAAATGTCGTTTAGGAAATATCAAACCTGATGCCGTTGTATTAGTCGCAACAATTCGAGCTCTTAAAATGCACGGTGGCATTCCTAAGAAAGAATTAGAACCAGAAAACGTAGAAGCCGTTGTTAAAGGATTAACTAACTTAGACAAACATATTGAAAACATTCAAGACGTTTATGGGTTACCTGTTGTTGTAGCAATCAACAAATTTCCATTAGATACAGATGCTGAAATCGAAGCAGTTGAAAAAGCATGTAAAGAGCGTGGCGTAGAAGTTGTTTTATCTGACGTTTGGGCTAATGGTGGCGAAGGTGGTATTGAGTTAGCTGAAAAAGTCATGGAGTTAGCAGAACAAGATAATAGTTTCAGCTACGTATATGACTTAGAAGATTCAATAGAAGAAAAATTAACTAAGATTGTACAAAAAGTTTATGGTGGTAAAGGAATTGAATTAACAGCACCGGCTAAAAAACAATTGAAACAATTAGAAGAACTGGGTTACGATAAGTTGCCTATCTGTATGGCGAAAACGCAATACTCATTCTCTGATGATGCGACACTTGTTGGTGCACCAAAAGACTTTACGATTACGATTAAAAATCTCAAAGTATCTGCTGGAGCAGGTTTTATTGTAGCGTTAACTGGTGCAGTTATGACAATGCCAGGACTACCAAAATCACCTGCATCTGAAAGAATTGATATCGATGAAGAAGGTAACATTACTGGATTGTTCTAAAAGGTAGAGGAAAAAATATGTCGTATCATTTATTTAAACAGAATGATCATCAAACATCTCGTTGGAGTGGGGGAGAAACGACCCAAGTGTTTCTCTACCCACCAACGGGTAAGTATGAGCCTGGAAAATTTGACTACCGCATTTCTACGGCTTCAGTAGAAATCGAAGAAAGTACATTTTCAGCGTTACCTGGCTATAAGCGTTTGTTGATGTCATTGAATCATCCATTAGAACTGACACATGAATCAGAATCGTTTACTGTTAATAAAAAAATGAAACCGTTTGAAGTTGATGCGTTTGATGGAGCAGATAAAACAAAAAGTGTCGGGAAATGTCAAGACTTTAACGTTATCTTTAAACCAACCTACACTAGTGAAATGTCTGCTGTTTCAACTATTTATGATAGATCATTATTACCTTGTGTTCGATACTTTTACTATATGTTGGTTGATGGAGTCATGACGTATATAGACCAAGAAGAAAAACATGTTGCCAAGTTGGAAGCCGGAGATTGTGTCATGGTAGAAGAGAGTCGTACGATTTCGATGATTAGTATAGAATCTCATCAACCACAACAATCACCAGCAACTGTCGAAGTTGTTGTTTGGAAAAATGAAAAGTCGCTCTAATAAAAATAATTTGGATAGGAAGCATTTTTATATATTAAAAATGAACAAATTATGTTAACGATCAGACGATCGGAAAGGGGCCCCTTATGATTACCGAAACAAAAACACCGGTTGATGAGATTAAATTAACCGAAATAAACTCAGAAAGTTCAAAATTTAGTTTAGGCGGTGCAACACTTTACGGTATTAATGCAGTAGTTGGTTCAGGTATTTTCTTATTACCACAAACAATTTATCGAGATTTAGGACCAGCTTCTCTATTAGCCATGGTATTTGATGCGGTGTTGGTGTTACTTTTGGCAGTATGCTTTGCTGAAGTGGCGTGTTATTTTGACAAAAATGGTGGTGCGTTCCAATATTCTAAATCAGCTTTTGGTGATTTAGTTGGATTTATCGTTGGACTATTAGGTTGGTTTGTAACGATTATCGCTTGGTCAGCAATGGCAGCAGGATTTGCCAAATTATTAATTGTTACAATACCTGCATTAGAAGGGCATAATAAAGCGATTAGTGTTATTTTAGTGATATTATTATCTATTATTAATAGTACCGGACTTAAAACATCCAAAATTTTTACCATCAGTATCACGATCGCAAAATTGATTCCTATTATTGCGTTTACCTTTATGAGTATTTTCTTTATTAAAAATGGTTTTGACGCTGGTAACTTTACACCATTCTTACAACTAAAAGAAGGTATGACGTTATCTAAGGCTATGGCCGGAACATCAATGACAGTATTTTATGCGTTTATCGGATTTGAAGCTTTACCAGTTGTAGCTGGTGAGATGAGAAATGCGAAGAAAAATGTTCCAAAAGCAATTATTGGCTCAATTAGTATCGTATCAATTCTTTACTTCATGATTATCGCTGGAACCATTGCGATGCTTGGAGTGGGGATTTTAGAAACAAATGCGCCTGTACAAGATGCCTTTGCTATGATGATAGGACCTGCTGGTAGATGGATTATTTCCATCGGGGCACTTATTTCAATTCTTGGATTAAACGTTGGGGATTCAATGATGATTCCTCGTTATGGAGCAAGTATTTCTGATGAAGGTTTACTACCAAAAATCGTTTCTAAGAAAAATAAAAAAGACGCACCTTATGTAGCTATTATCATCTCTTGTGTATTGACTTGTTTATTATTATTAAGTGGAAGTTTCGAACAATTAGCAGAATTAAGTGTAGTATTTAGATTTATTCAATATATTCCAACAGCAATCGCCGTTATTTTCTTACGTAAGAAAAATCCTGGTGTTGAAACTGCCTTTAGCTTACCATTTGGTCCAGTGATTCCACTACTTGCTGTAGCAGTTAGTGTATGGATGCTTGTTATGGGAGCAAATAGTAAGAGTTTAATTGCTGGAGGTATTGGTATCATTATCGCTGCAATTTTCTATTTCGTATTGAATGGTAAAAACGCAAGTAAAGCGAAATAAAGGGTTAAAGAGTATTGAATGAGTGAAGTGAGTTGTTAAGTTGAAAATGAGTTTAGGAGGAAGCAATAATGACTGAAGTAATTACATTAACAGGTAATGATTTAACATTGGAACAAGTGGTAGAGGTAGCAAGAAAAGGTGCAACAATTACGTTATCACAAGAAGCAATCGAGGCAGTGAATGCTTCAAGAAAAATTATTGATGATATTGTCGACAGTAAAAAAGTAACTTATGGTGTCAATACTGGATTTGGTTCCCTTGTTAAAGTAAGTATTCCACAAGAAGAAACTAGACAATTACAAGAAAACTTAATTCGTACTCACTCAAGTGGATTTGGTGATCCTTTAGGAGAAGATGAAGTACGTGCTATTATGTTAATCCGTATCAACTCTTTATTAAAAGGCTATTCAGGTATTCGTTTAAGTACCATTGAAACCTTAATGGCTATGTTAAATAATGGCGTTGTACCACATATTCCAGAAAAAGGATCTTTAGGAGCTTCAGGAGATTTAGCACCATTATCACATATGGTGTTACCAATGTTAGGATTAGGGCGTGCTTATTACAATGGTGAATTATTAGAAGGTAAAGAAGCAATGGCTCGTGCTGGTGTTGAAGTGATTCACTTAGAAGCAAAAGAAGGTTTGGCTTTAATTAACGGTACAACAGTTTTAACCGCTATCGGAGCATTAGCAACACATGATTCAATCGAGTTATTAAAACTTTCAGACATTGCCGGAGCATTATCATTAGAAGTACACAATGGTATTGTAAATGCCTTTGATGAAGAGTTACATATTATTCGTCCTCAAAGTGGGCAACTTGCAACAGCGAAAAATATTCGTCACATGTTAGAAGGAAGTACCTTAACAACGCAAGCAACAGCTGAACGTGTACAAGATCCTTACACATTACGTTGTATGCCTCAAATTCATGGTGCAAGTAAAGATACTGTGGCTTACGTGAAGAAAAAAGTGGAAATCGAAATTAACTCTGTAACAGATAATCCAATTATCACTCGTAGTGGAGATGTTATTTCAGGAGGTAACTTCCACGGTGAACCAATGGCACAACCATTTGACTACTTAGGAATTGGCGCAGCAGAAATTGGAAATGTGTCTGAACGTCGTGTGGAACGTTTGGTAAATACTAACTTAAGTGGTTTGCCTTCATTTTTAGTGAAACATCCAGGCGTTAACTCAGGATTTATGATTACACAATATGCTGCAGCATCATTAGCATCAGAAAACAAAATCTTATCACATCCAGCAAGTGTGGACTCAATTACATCTTGTGAAAACCAAGAAGACTTTGTCAGTATGGGAACAACAGCAGCTAGAACTGCTAGAGATATTACGAAAAACTCTCGTCGTATCGTCGCAACTGAAATGATGGCAGCATGTCAAGCTATTGACTTCATTAAAGACCGTGGTGTATTAGGTAAAGGAACTCAAGTAGCGTATGATGTCTTTAGAAAATATGTGAAATTCATTGATTTAGATAAAGATATTGAAATGTATGACGAATTAGAAAAAGCCACAGATGTATTAATCAATGGCGAATTATTAAAAGCTGTTGAAGAAGTTGTAGACTTAGATATCGAATTTGATTTTGGAAAATAAATAAACCACTTATTAAGCTCTGAATTGATTAAGATTCAGAGCTTTATTTTTAAATAAGTCGTGATAACTATTGAGTATCGAATCAATATTATGTAGTATGAATATAACGAGAAAAGGATGGTGTATGACGATGAAATATCAGAAACCAAAAGGAACAAACGATATTTTACCAGGTGAATCAGAAAAATGGCAGTTTGTAGAATCAACTGCACGTGACGTATTAAAAAAATATGACTTTCATGAAGTCAGAACGCCAATGTTTGAACATATTGAAGTTATTACACGAGGTGTTGGTGAGTCAACAGATATCGTGACAAAAGAGATGTATGATTTTAAAGACAAAGGTGATCGCCATATTACGCTTAGACCTGAAGGAACTGCTCCATTAGTTCGTTCATACGTTGAGCATAAATTATTCGGACCGGAACATCAAAATCCGTTTAAAGCTTTTTATATTGGCCCAATGTTTCGCTATGAACGCCCTCAAGCAGGACGTTTACGTCAATTTAACCAAATGGGGATTGAAGTATTAGGTAGTAGTAATCCAGCAACAGATGTTGAAGGGATTTTAGTCGCACTAGATTTCTTTAAACGTTTAGGCGTGACACATACTCAATTAGTGATTAACTCACTTGGAACAAGAGAAAATCGTATGGTTTATCGCCAAGCATTAATTGATTATTTAGAGCCTTTAAGCGACCAATTAAGTGATGACTCAAAACGTCGTTTACATACTAACCCACTTAGAGTATTAGATAGTAAAGATAAAAAAGATAAAGAAATTGTCGAAAATGCACCGTCAATTTTAGATTATCTAGATGAAGAGTCAAATGCTTTCTTTACTGAAGTGAAATCATTACTTGATGCAATGGGTGTGGAGTATGTAGTCGATCATAGAATGGTTCGAGGTCTTGACTACTACAATCACACCGTATTTGAAATTATGAGTAATGCGCCAGGATTTAATGGTGCGATTACCACAATTTGTGCTGGTGGACGTTATGATGGATTGGTTTCAGAGTTTAATGGACCAGATAGTCATGATTCAGGATTTGGGTTTGGTATGGGGATTGAACGTGTCTTAATTACAATGGATGCT
This genomic stretch from Vagococcus sp. CY52-2 harbors:
- the ftcD gene encoding glutamate formimidoyltransferase, producing MAKIIECVPNFSEGKNEEVINGLVSVAKSVGGVTLLDHSSDKSHNRSVFTLVGDEDGIQEVAFQLVKYASENIDMTKHTGEHPRMGATDVVPFIPIKDVTLEECIDISKKVAKRINDELDIPIFLYEESASAPTRKNLAKVRKGQFEGMPEKLNEEEWAPDFGERVIHPTAGITAVGARMPLVAFNVNLDTDNIDIANKIARIIRASGGGFKYCKGIGVMLEDRNIAQVSMNMVNFEGTPLYRTFETIRFEAKRYGVNIIGSEIIGLTPAKALIDCAEYYLQVEDFDYGKQVLENHLLN
- a CDS encoding cyclodeaminase/cyclohydrolase family protein, translated to MKLVELTVSEFVETLGSDAPAPGGGSAAALSATMGISLTKMVCELTIGKKKYAEYEDDIKLVFDQTKQLQKNLLEAIDKDTEAFNAVSAVFSMPKETDDEKAARRAAMQSALEGAAKSPLDMMKLMLEALEVTKRAIGKSNTNAASDLGVAALSLKAGIQGAWLNVLINLSGIKNEEFVASYRQDGEALLAKGCLLADEIYEETLKVV
- a CDS encoding APC family permease, which gives rise to MITETKTPVDEIKLTEINSESSKFSLGGATLYGINAVVGSGIFLLPQTIYRDLGPASLLAMVFDAVLVLLLAVCFAEVACYFDKNGGAFQYSKSAFGDLVGFIVGLLGWFVTIIAWSAMAAGFAKLLIVTIPALEGHNKAISVILVILLSIINSTGLKTSKIFTISITIAKLIPIIAFTFMSIFFIKNGFDAGNFTPFLQLKEGMTLSKAMAGTSMTVFYAFIGFEALPVVAGEMRNAKKNVPKAIIGSISIVSILYFMIIAGTIAMLGVGILETNAPVQDAFAMMIGPAGRWIISIGALISILGLNVGDSMMIPRYGASISDEGLLPKIVSKKNKKDAPYVAIIISCVLTCLLLLSGSFEQLAELSVVFRFIQYIPTAIAVIFLRKKNPGVETAFSLPFGPVIPLLAVAVSVWMLVMGANSKSLIAGGIGIIIAAIFYFVLNGKNASKAK
- a CDS encoding glucosaminidase domain-containing protein, with translation MKKITPYLLLSTLVCQSLSVGTIVQARDLHKVDSELINQEVAETTDSTTEMVPSNDTDTVVEDVPKNTPEEKPEEKPEEKPEEKPEEKPEQKPEEKPEQKPEQKPEQKPEQKPEQKPEQKPEQKPEQKPEQKPEQKPEQKPEQKPVVSYPAQSEATYFGDASQITSNKENSPIHFAVTKTTQEFINEIGESARKIGQEYDLYASVMIAQAILESGSGQSSLSAYPNYNLFGIKGEYKGESASFYTLEDNGSGQLYGIQAKFRKYPSTKESLEDYAKLMKSGLASNENFYKGVSKKEAKSYKEATAFLTGKYATDTRYDEKLNSLIETYDLTYFDQAVKKGKRVTKHNKQVDTYEIMNPESKKKAIFILPLDEKYIISSPFGQRGSEHHDGIDLAIAANTPVLASSDGVVVGTGFDPSAGNYVIIKHLNDLYTNYFHLNSISVSLGEKVTSGNIVGLVGSTGNSTGSHLHFGISTDMWKHYLNPTSYFDF
- a CDS encoding MIP/aquaporin family protein; translation: MDATSLQIFSEFLGTLILVLLGDGVVAAVSLNKSKAQGAGWVAVTLGWGAAVTIAVYISGFMGPAHLNPAVTLGLAIAGDFSWNLVAPFFIAQVLGGIVGAILVWITYLPHFEATKDEAAILGTFATGPAIRNYTSNVVTEAIGTFVLVFGLLAFGQNTFADGFNPVVVGILILSLGLSLGGPTGYAINPARDLGPRIAHQMLPIKNKGGSDWSYSWVPVVGPLVGGALAAGLWMMIPL
- a CDS encoding formate--tetrahydrofolate ligase, translated to MAHLSDIEIANSVEMKPIKEVAAPLGLKEEDLTLYGNYKAKLDARELTRLENEKDGKLILVTAITPTPAGEGKTTTSVGLADAFTKLGKKAMIALREPSLGPVFGVKGGAAGGGHAQVVPMEDINLHFTGDFHAIGAANNLLAALIDNHIHHGNALGIDSRNITWKRVVDMNDRQLRHIVNGLQGRVNGVPREDGYDITVASEIMAVLCLSNDIDDLKEKLKNMVVAYNFEGKPVTAGDLKAEGAMAALLKDAIHPNLVQTLEHTPAIIHGGPFANIAHGCNSIIATKMAMKYADYAITEAGFGADLGAEKFIDIKCRLGNIKPDAVVLVATIRALKMHGGIPKKELEPENVEAVVKGLTNLDKHIENIQDVYGLPVVVAINKFPLDTDAEIEAVEKACKERGVEVVLSDVWANGGEGGIELAEKVMELAEQDNSFSYVYDLEDSIEEKLTKIVQKVYGGKGIELTAPAKKQLKQLEELGYDKLPICMAKTQYSFSDDATLVGAPKDFTITIKNLKVSAGAGFIVALTGAVMTMPGLPKSPASERIDIDEEGNITGLF
- a CDS encoding HutD family protein, with translation MSYHLFKQNDHQTSRWSGGETTQVFLYPPTGKYEPGKFDYRISTASVEIEESTFSALPGYKRLLMSLNHPLELTHESESFTVNKKMKPFEVDAFDGADKTKSVGKCQDFNVIFKPTYTSEMSAVSTIYDRSLLPCVRYFYYMLVDGVMTYIDQEEKHVAKLEAGDCVMVEESRTISMISIESHQPQQSPATVEVVVWKNEKSL